One Microbacterium sp. W4I20 DNA window includes the following coding sequences:
- a CDS encoding TetR family transcriptional regulator, which translates to MRAELAMLAQDLFADKGYEQTTIDDLVAAAGISRRTFFRYFTSKEDLMLGKYDAWSQMLAEALAARPVDEPVWESLRRTFDVVVEHFEDATLAERALAIEKIIHEIPALSASELERISRVQGELAELVGARIGLQAVTDPRPAVIAGAALTCVLAAKDVWMTTDRGRPFGALLDEAMGALKPVTSQSDNRSPSSTDQVHS; encoded by the coding sequence ATGCGCGCCGAGCTGGCGATGCTGGCGCAGGATCTGTTCGCGGACAAGGGCTACGAACAGACGACGATCGATGACCTGGTCGCGGCTGCCGGCATCTCCAGGCGCACGTTCTTTCGCTACTTCACCTCGAAAGAGGACCTCATGCTGGGCAAATACGATGCCTGGTCGCAGATGCTGGCCGAGGCGCTCGCTGCACGACCCGTCGACGAGCCGGTCTGGGAATCGCTGCGGCGGACATTCGATGTTGTCGTCGAGCACTTCGAAGACGCGACGCTAGCGGAGCGGGCCCTCGCGATCGAGAAGATCATCCACGAGATCCCCGCCCTGAGCGCGAGCGAGCTCGAGCGGATCTCACGCGTCCAGGGCGAACTCGCCGAACTGGTGGGGGCGCGGATCGGCCTTCAAGCGGTCACCGACCCTCGCCCGGCTGTCATCGCCGGCGCGGCCCTGACCTGCGTGCTCGCCGCGAAGGACGTCTGGATGACCACAGACCGCGGCCGACCGTTCGGAGCGCTGCTCGATGAAGCCATGGGCGCGCTCAAGCCGGTAACGTCACAAAGCGACAACAGAAGCCCGTCATCGACTGATCAAGTTCACAGCTGA
- a CDS encoding glycoside hydrolase family 2 TIM barrel-domain containing protein: MTTTSFNDGWSVREKTSIFEALQGGAAEAVPVRLPHDALIHRDRSGTAGHTSHSGYFPSSTVEYSKALDIPEEFRNKRVTLELQGVHRDAMVYVNEVFASQRPFGYSTFFVPLDAFLNYGASNTIRVESRNHEDSRWYTGVGMHRDALLHVTDLVHLTPTGVQITTPDIDARRAVVEVATVVQNESTGTAQRSILTVLRDAGGHVVATDTAPVTVRAGASSMTRQRLYVESPQLWNVESPSLYTAVSTLLDAASPVEQRETIFGIRSIQLDPVDGLRINGTTVKLRGACIHHDNGILGAAAIGRAEERRVELLKEAGFNAIRSAHNPLSQAMLDACDRHGMLVMDETFDMWTVGKSAFDYALSFPEWWERDVEAVVAKDFNHPSVIFYSIGNEIPETGNALASDWGRKIAEKIRSLDETRYLTNSINGFVSVLTDVAGLMAAQGGGGAPAGVNDAGDLMAMINSSELVTEKTAESFAIVDVAGLNYGDSRYVTDREAFPNRIIVGTETFPTHIDVNWRLVEENSHVIGDFTWTGWDYLGETGIGRMQYLAEDEEAVFAAPYPWIAAWCGDIDITGLRRPASYYRETVFGLRQQPYIAVQRPQHYGARQQASQWTWSDAIASWSWDVATGSPVIVEVYSDADEVELLLNGESIGRSPAGRDNSYRATFDVLYAPGELTAVALTGGFAESRTSLRTASNDVRLHVAADRDQLVDNTSELSFVTIELRDENGTLVNEDDRLVKVDVGGAGTLQGLGSARPDTTEKFDAKEHTSFDGRLLAIIRPTGVGAIVVDVTAEGLEPVSITLNVAAEDNH; encoded by the coding sequence ATGACAACCACCTCATTCAACGACGGCTGGAGCGTTCGCGAGAAGACGAGCATCTTCGAAGCCCTCCAGGGCGGTGCCGCCGAAGCGGTCCCCGTTCGGCTTCCGCACGACGCTCTCATCCACCGGGACCGATCCGGCACCGCCGGGCACACCTCGCACTCGGGCTACTTCCCCAGCTCGACCGTCGAGTACAGCAAGGCGCTCGACATTCCCGAGGAGTTTCGAAACAAGCGCGTCACGCTGGAGCTGCAGGGAGTCCATCGCGATGCCATGGTCTACGTGAATGAGGTATTCGCCTCCCAACGTCCGTTCGGATACTCCACCTTCTTCGTGCCTCTCGACGCTTTCCTGAATTACGGCGCATCGAACACGATCCGAGTCGAGTCCCGCAATCACGAGGACTCCCGCTGGTACACGGGGGTCGGCATGCACCGCGACGCGCTGCTGCACGTCACCGACCTCGTGCACCTCACCCCGACCGGTGTGCAGATCACCACACCCGATATCGACGCGCGCCGTGCGGTCGTCGAAGTCGCGACCGTCGTTCAGAATGAGAGCACTGGCACCGCACAGCGATCGATTTTGACCGTCCTTCGCGACGCGGGCGGCCATGTCGTCGCCACAGATACCGCACCTGTCACAGTACGCGCCGGTGCGAGCTCCATGACGCGGCAGCGCCTTTACGTGGAGAGCCCGCAACTGTGGAACGTCGAGAGCCCATCGCTCTATACGGCGGTCAGTACGCTCCTCGACGCGGCGAGTCCGGTCGAGCAGCGCGAGACCATCTTCGGCATCCGCAGCATTCAGCTCGACCCGGTGGACGGCTTGCGGATCAACGGCACCACCGTGAAACTCCGCGGTGCGTGCATCCACCACGACAACGGCATCCTCGGGGCGGCCGCCATCGGTCGTGCTGAAGAGCGTCGCGTCGAACTGCTGAAGGAGGCGGGATTCAACGCCATCCGCAGCGCTCACAACCCCCTCAGCCAGGCAATGCTCGATGCCTGCGACCGGCACGGGATGCTCGTGATGGACGAGACGTTCGACATGTGGACCGTCGGGAAGTCCGCCTTCGACTATGCCCTGTCGTTCCCCGAATGGTGGGAGCGCGACGTGGAGGCTGTGGTCGCGAAGGACTTTAACCACCCCTCCGTGATCTTCTACTCCATCGGCAATGAGATCCCTGAGACGGGCAACGCGCTCGCATCCGACTGGGGACGCAAGATCGCGGAGAAGATCCGCTCGCTCGACGAGACTCGCTACCTGACCAACAGCATCAACGGCTTCGTCTCCGTGCTCACCGATGTCGCTGGTCTCATGGCGGCTCAAGGCGGGGGCGGCGCTCCCGCTGGCGTGAATGACGCGGGCGACCTCATGGCCATGATCAACTCCTCCGAGCTCGTAACCGAGAAGACCGCGGAGTCCTTCGCCATCGTCGACGTCGCCGGCCTCAACTACGGAGACTCCCGCTACGTCACCGACCGCGAGGCATTTCCGAACCGCATCATCGTCGGCACCGAGACCTTCCCCACCCACATCGACGTGAACTGGCGTCTCGTCGAGGAGAACTCCCATGTCATCGGAGACTTCACGTGGACGGGCTGGGACTACCTGGGCGAGACTGGCATCGGCCGGATGCAGTACCTCGCCGAGGACGAAGAAGCTGTCTTCGCCGCTCCCTACCCGTGGATTGCTGCTTGGTGCGGCGACATCGACATCACAGGATTGCGCCGCCCCGCGTCTTACTACCGAGAGACGGTCTTCGGCCTGCGGCAGCAGCCTTACATCGCGGTGCAGCGCCCTCAGCACTATGGTGCGCGCCAGCAGGCCAGCCAATGGACGTGGTCTGACGCCATCGCGAGCTGGAGCTGGGATGTCGCCACGGGGTCTCCCGTCATCGTCGAGGTCTACAGCGACGCTGACGAGGTCGAGCTGCTCCTGAACGGAGAGAGCATCGGTCGGTCACCCGCCGGACGGGACAACAGCTACCGCGCCACCTTCGACGTGCTGTATGCACCGGGAGAGCTCACCGCCGTCGCCCTCACCGGCGGATTTGCAGAGAGCCGCACCAGTCTCCGCACCGCATCCAACGACGTGCGGCTTCATGTTGCCGCCGACCGCGATCAGCTGGTCGACAACACGTCGGAGCTCAGCTTCGTCACTATCGAACTGCGGGATGAGAACGGCACTCTCGTCAATGAGGATGACCGCCTCGTCAAGGTCGATGTCGGCGGCGCGGGAACTTTGCAGGGCCTGGGCAGCGCGCGTCCTGACACCACAGAGAAGTTCGACGCGAAGGAGCACACCAGCTTCGACGGGCGCCTGTTGGCCATTATCCGTCCGACTGGTGTCGGAGCAATCGTCGTCGATGTGACTGCCGAGGGGCTCGAGCCCGTCAGCATCACGCTCAATGTGGCCGCCGAGGATAACCACTAG
- a CDS encoding multidrug efflux SMR transporter: MGWLFLIGAIAFEVFATISLRMVSTGKKKWLIGVVIGYLVAFAMLVLTLSTGMALGVAYGIWAAAGVALTAVLSRFLFKEPLTLIMCVGVALIVGGVLLVEIGAAH, encoded by the coding sequence ATGGGCTGGTTGTTTCTGATCGGTGCAATCGCCTTCGAAGTCTTCGCCACAATCTCGCTCCGGATGGTCTCGACCGGTAAGAAAAAATGGCTCATTGGAGTCGTGATCGGCTACCTCGTCGCATTCGCGATGCTCGTCCTCACCCTGAGCACGGGGATGGCACTCGGCGTTGCCTACGGCATCTGGGCCGCAGCTGGCGTTGCGTTGACTGCCGTACTGAGCAGGTTCCTCTTCAAGGAGCCACTCACCCTCATCATGTGTGTTGGTGTCGCACTCATCGTTGGAGGAGTGTTGCTCGTCGAAATCGGTGCCGCTCACTAA
- a CDS encoding SDR family NAD(P)-dependent oxidoreductase: MAAYDVANRSAIVTGGASGIGRATAHLLAANGASVLITDINAALLNSVVDEIIAAGGKAVGLVGDVTDPEHAFEAVRKASELAPLGIAINNAGIGGSVAAAADYPMQTWDEVLAVNVTGVMNGMRAQLPALVANGGGAIVNTGSIASSIGVAMSSAYITSKHAVLGLTKAAALDYAAQGVRINSVGPGFILTPLVEDNMDADMLRYTESKHPIGRLGRADEVAAVIAFLASDAASFVTGSHYPVDGGYLAQ, translated from the coding sequence ATGGCCGCATATGACGTCGCCAACCGTTCCGCAATCGTGACAGGAGGCGCATCCGGCATCGGCCGGGCGACTGCTCATTTGCTTGCCGCGAACGGCGCATCCGTCCTTATCACCGACATCAACGCCGCGCTCCTCAATAGCGTGGTCGATGAGATCATCGCCGCTGGCGGCAAAGCCGTAGGACTGGTCGGAGATGTCACCGACCCGGAGCACGCCTTCGAGGCCGTGCGCAAGGCCAGCGAGCTCGCGCCTCTCGGCATTGCCATCAACAACGCAGGGATTGGCGGATCGGTAGCTGCAGCCGCCGACTATCCCATGCAGACCTGGGACGAAGTCCTCGCTGTCAACGTCACCGGGGTCATGAACGGAATGCGTGCCCAACTGCCAGCCCTTGTCGCGAATGGCGGCGGCGCGATCGTCAACACCGGCTCGATCGCTTCCAGTATCGGTGTTGCCATGTCCAGCGCATACATCACCTCAAAACACGCCGTCCTGGGACTCACCAAAGCTGCCGCACTCGACTACGCCGCGCAGGGTGTCCGCATCAACTCGGTCGGCCCTGGCTTCATCCTCACGCCCCTCGTCGAAGACAACATGGACGCAGACATGCTTCGATACACGGAGAGCAAGCACCCGATCGGACGACTCGGTAGGGCCGACGAGGTGGCGGCCGTGATCGCCTTCCTCGCAAGCGATGCTGCAAGCTTCGTCACCGGCTCTCACTACCCCGTCGACGGTGGCTACCTGGCACAGTAA
- a CDS encoding Gfo/Idh/MocA family protein, giving the protein MTTSAMRLAWGVVGTGDISRSISSDLARLDTARVLAVCSRDVATAEAFAAEQGVERAYGDIDEMLLDDELDIVYIGTPHATHVPIALAALRAGKHVLIEKPIGVSADEARVIAEAARRSGRFVMEAMWMKFAPAYRELIGRVRSGTIGQVRSVRASFGLPFHSPESTRLSAERASSTLLDQGVYPVTLALDVLGMPLGIRAEQTLRDDGVDLTSRATFEYADGRFADLAASMVEYIDPSASISGSDGWVEIPAPFWVTTRFTTHAGGIADAFGSPTTTALEAQGNGYVPMLRAVGEAIGRGFSEHPLNTLAASIQTFSVLDRIRSAARTTRAT; this is encoded by the coding sequence ATGACGACATCCGCGATGCGGTTGGCGTGGGGTGTGGTCGGCACCGGCGACATCTCACGCTCGATCAGCTCTGACCTGGCACGGCTCGACACCGCGCGCGTGCTTGCGGTGTGCTCGAGAGACGTCGCAACCGCAGAGGCGTTCGCCGCCGAACAGGGCGTCGAACGGGCGTACGGCGACATCGACGAGATGCTCCTCGACGATGAACTCGACATCGTGTACATCGGCACTCCGCACGCGACCCACGTGCCGATTGCGTTGGCCGCGCTCCGTGCAGGCAAGCATGTGCTCATCGAGAAGCCGATCGGCGTGAGCGCGGATGAAGCGCGGGTCATTGCAGAGGCGGCACGCCGATCAGGTCGATTCGTGATGGAGGCGATGTGGATGAAATTCGCTCCGGCCTATCGAGAGCTCATCGGCCGCGTTCGGTCCGGAACGATCGGGCAGGTACGCAGCGTTCGGGCCTCGTTCGGGCTCCCGTTCCACTCCCCGGAGTCGACGCGTCTCTCGGCAGAACGAGCTAGCAGTACCCTTCTGGATCAGGGGGTCTACCCGGTGACTCTCGCGCTCGATGTTCTCGGAATGCCTCTGGGCATCCGCGCCGAACAGACACTGCGCGACGACGGTGTCGACCTCACCTCCCGTGCGACATTCGAGTACGCCGACGGGAGGTTCGCAGACCTGGCCGCGTCGATGGTGGAGTACATCGACCCCAGTGCCTCCATCAGTGGTTCGGACGGCTGGGTGGAGATTCCGGCCCCGTTCTGGGTTACGACCCGCTTCACCACCCATGCGGGCGGTATCGCAGACGCCTTCGGCTCGCCGACGACGACAGCTCTCGAGGCCCAAGGCAACGGATACGTGCCGATGCTGCGAGCCGTGGGAGAAGCCATCGGGCGCGGATTCTCGGAGCACCCGCTGAACACGCTGGCCGCCTCGATCCAGACATTCTCCGTCCTCGACCGTATCCGTTCCGCGGCCCGCACGACCCGCGCCACCTGA
- a CDS encoding SDR family NAD(P)-dependent oxidoreductase produces the protein MNDIPRQDGRVAVITGGSSGLGFETARALADHGAAVVLAVRDIGKGEQAASRIAAHVPGANVTVQNLDLSSLASVRAAATDLRSAHPRIDLLINNAGVMYTPHQKTADGFDLQFGVNHLGHFALTGLLLDHLLPVPGSRVVTVSSYGHRIRADIYFDDLQWDRTYDRVAAYGQAKLANLMFTYELQRRLAERGSTVAVAAHPGNASTELTQNLPALARVASAAVKPLLAQSAADGALPTLRAATDASVLGGQYYGPDRMRETRGHPQLVTSSAASYDLATQRRLWSVSEELTGVTFPV, from the coding sequence ATGAATGACATCCCCCGACAGGACGGCCGGGTCGCCGTGATCACTGGAGGCAGCAGCGGACTCGGCTTCGAGACCGCCCGTGCCCTCGCGGACCACGGAGCGGCAGTGGTCCTCGCCGTCCGCGATATCGGCAAGGGCGAACAGGCCGCGTCGAGAATCGCCGCTCATGTGCCCGGCGCCAACGTCACCGTCCAGAACCTGGACTTGAGCTCCCTGGCATCCGTGCGCGCAGCGGCCACCGACCTCCGGTCCGCTCACCCGCGGATCGACCTGCTGATCAACAACGCCGGCGTGATGTACACGCCTCATCAGAAGACAGCCGATGGCTTCGACCTGCAGTTCGGCGTGAACCACCTCGGCCATTTCGCGCTGACCGGGCTGCTGCTCGATCACCTCCTGCCGGTGCCAGGCTCCCGGGTGGTGACAGTCAGCAGCTACGGTCACCGCATTCGGGCGGACATCTATTTCGATGACCTGCAGTGGGACCGCACCTACGACCGTGTCGCCGCCTACGGTCAGGCCAAGCTGGCCAACCTGATGTTCACCTACGAATTGCAGCGCCGCCTCGCCGAGCGCGGCAGCACTGTGGCCGTCGCCGCGCACCCGGGCAACGCGTCCACCGAGCTGACCCAGAACTTGCCCGCCCTCGCTCGGGTCGCCTCGGCCGCCGTCAAGCCTCTGCTTGCCCAGAGCGCTGCGGACGGCGCGCTACCCACCCTGCGTGCCGCAACTGATGCAAGTGTGCTCGGCGGCCAGTACTACGGCCCCGACCGTATGCGGGAGACGCGAGGACACCCGCAGCTGGTTACCTCCAGCGCCGCCTCTTACGACCTGGCAACGCAGCGCCGCCTGTGGTCCGTGTCCGAGGAACTCACTGGCGTCACGTTTCCCGTATAA
- a CDS encoding LacI family DNA-binding transcriptional regulator: MTAKTPARRATSADVAKRAGLSRTTVSLILNGNVSSFPQETRDRVAAAAAELDYRPSRAGRALVSGVSDMVVITIPTATFGPHLQNAVDQITEASAALGMSVVVHFARHDTASTLTSVLDLRPLAIVDFGVFTPEQGRTLEASGSHVIPPLPEPGRDIEDEIDVYVGRLQVRELVRRGKRRVIFAQLQDSRAAPYGDVRLRGVQAECAELDLPNPVVIRVELDAAAAAAAIRSALERTADGPVAVCAYNDDVAIAVIAATRQLDLAVPSRVGVIGVDHTILGQLVTPRLTTVHIDLPVIIDAYLHRLASIRRTGSARPDEAPQFVLSDIVWTVPGDSC; encoded by the coding sequence ATGACCGCCAAAACGCCAGCACGAAGAGCGACGAGTGCAGATGTCGCCAAGCGCGCAGGGCTCTCTCGCACGACAGTGAGCCTGATCCTCAACGGCAACGTGTCCAGCTTTCCGCAGGAGACGCGCGATCGTGTCGCAGCGGCCGCAGCAGAACTCGATTACCGCCCCTCCAGAGCGGGACGCGCGCTGGTGAGCGGGGTCAGCGACATGGTCGTGATCACGATTCCGACTGCCACCTTCGGCCCGCATCTTCAGAATGCAGTGGATCAGATCACCGAAGCTTCTGCGGCACTCGGGATGAGCGTCGTTGTGCACTTCGCCAGGCACGACACAGCTTCGACCCTGACCTCCGTCCTAGATTTGCGCCCCCTGGCTATCGTCGATTTCGGCGTGTTCACGCCAGAGCAGGGCCGCACCCTGGAGGCCTCTGGCAGTCATGTGATTCCCCCCCTCCCCGAACCCGGACGCGATATCGAAGACGAAATCGACGTCTACGTCGGGCGCCTACAAGTGCGTGAGCTCGTTCGCCGCGGAAAACGGCGGGTAATCTTCGCCCAGCTACAAGACTCTCGCGCAGCCCCGTATGGCGATGTCCGGCTTCGGGGCGTTCAGGCTGAATGCGCGGAGCTCGATCTGCCGAACCCTGTCGTCATTCGTGTTGAGCTCGACGCCGCAGCCGCCGCAGCCGCTATCCGCTCGGCGCTCGAGCGAACGGCAGATGGGCCCGTGGCCGTCTGTGCCTACAACGACGACGTCGCCATCGCTGTCATTGCAGCCACGCGTCAGCTTGACCTAGCTGTGCCCTCACGAGTCGGGGTGATCGGGGTAGACCACACGATTCTCGGGCAACTCGTGACTCCCCGGCTTACCACTGTGCATATCGATCTCCCGGTGATAATCGATGCTTATCTGCATCGACTCGCCTCCATTCGCCGAACAGGCAGTGCGCGTCCGGACGAGGCACCACAGTTCGTTCTCAGCGACATCGTCTGGACAGTTCCCGGAGACAGCTGCTGA
- a CDS encoding multidrug efflux SMR transporter, translating to MKKWLILAGAIALEVTATLSLKGAMDLPALYAVVVIGYLGSFVALSLVLRAGMALGVTYGIWGASGVMLTAVLSSLLFGEPLTAVMGLGIVLIIGGVLCVELGSQAARQKSTVA from the coding sequence ATGAAAAAGTGGTTGATTCTTGCCGGGGCGATCGCCCTGGAGGTGACTGCGACGCTCTCGCTCAAAGGGGCGATGGACCTCCCTGCCCTGTATGCCGTCGTTGTGATCGGATATCTCGGATCCTTCGTAGCGCTCTCTCTCGTTCTTAGAGCGGGTATGGCGCTCGGCGTTACTTATGGAATTTGGGGCGCATCAGGGGTGATGCTTACGGCCGTCTTGTCGTCGCTGCTGTTCGGTGAGCCACTCACTGCCGTCATGGGCCTTGGAATTGTCCTGATCATCGGCGGAGTGCTCTGCGTCGAACTTGGCTCACAAGCCGCGCGTCAGAAAAGCACGGTCGCCTAA
- a CDS encoding MFS transporter, producing MAKNSGRVQGEQMRAAVALSTEESVTAALSSDAVGEAIREDRSGEKLKLREKLSYGVGDIGANLIFAPVSAFLLFYLTDTVGVGAAIAGTLLLFGRVLDGTLDLIVGTLVDKTRTRWGKARPWILFSTPVLVISFALLFNVPAGLTETGKEIYAFIFYFLCLGVGFVSSNLAYHTLLSVITSDSKTRVSLTVIRTFCAIFTTLVVNSLTIPLLTAFGGGQGGWTATTLIYGGVAAITLLIVFFGTKERVKSTVTAASGPKMPLGKMIRILFRNPYFLLVFGFFLLQYMVQGTAGVGIYFASDVLNDPSLFGLLSIAGLAPLLLGMWFMPAIIGRFGKRKPILFGTGFVVVGTAVTLIDPTNVTLLIIGSLIRAIGGVPNASAMFALVADVIDYGEWKSGVRLDGMTYAAATAGQNFGAGLGTALVGWLLAFGNYDGLASSQPQSAINVEIFLYLVLPGITAILIGVIIYFLNVDKNLSQMQRDLADRRANSAVPAEKN from the coding sequence ATGGCAAAGAATTCCGGTCGGGTGCAGGGCGAGCAGATGCGCGCCGCCGTCGCTCTCAGTACAGAAGAATCTGTGACCGCTGCACTGTCGTCGGATGCCGTTGGTGAGGCGATCCGCGAGGACCGCTCCGGAGAGAAATTGAAGCTCCGCGAGAAGCTCTCCTACGGGGTGGGCGACATCGGGGCGAATCTCATCTTCGCACCGGTGTCAGCGTTTCTCCTCTTCTATCTCACCGACACCGTCGGTGTCGGTGCGGCGATCGCCGGCACTCTTCTTCTTTTCGGGCGTGTGCTTGACGGCACGCTCGACCTCATCGTCGGCACGCTCGTCGACAAGACCAGGACACGCTGGGGCAAGGCGAGACCGTGGATCCTCTTCAGTACGCCGGTGCTGGTGATCTCCTTCGCGCTGCTGTTCAACGTTCCCGCGGGGCTTACAGAGACAGGCAAGGAGATCTACGCCTTCATCTTCTACTTCCTGTGCCTCGGCGTCGGGTTCGTCAGCTCCAACCTGGCGTATCACACGCTGCTCTCCGTGATCACGTCCGACTCGAAGACGCGCGTATCACTGACTGTAATTCGCACGTTCTGCGCAATCTTCACCACCCTCGTGGTGAACTCTTTGACCATTCCTTTGCTGACAGCATTCGGCGGTGGCCAGGGCGGCTGGACGGCGACGACCCTGATTTACGGCGGCGTCGCCGCGATCACTCTGTTGATCGTCTTCTTCGGCACCAAGGAGCGCGTGAAGAGCACCGTCACCGCAGCATCGGGACCGAAGATGCCGCTAGGCAAAATGATTCGCATCCTTTTCCGCAATCCATACTTCTTGCTCGTCTTCGGCTTCTTCCTCCTGCAATACATGGTGCAAGGCACCGCGGGCGTCGGCATCTACTTCGCCTCCGACGTGCTCAACGACCCGTCGCTTTTCGGCCTCCTCAGCATCGCCGGCCTCGCCCCCCTGCTGCTGGGCATGTGGTTCATGCCCGCCATCATCGGCAGATTCGGAAAGCGAAAGCCGATCCTGTTCGGTACCGGCTTCGTGGTGGTCGGCACGGCCGTCACTCTCATAGACCCGACCAACGTCACGCTTCTCATCATCGGGAGCCTGATCCGCGCGATCGGCGGGGTACCGAACGCCTCGGCCATGTTCGCTCTCGTCGCCGACGTCATCGACTACGGCGAGTGGAAGAGTGGCGTTCGACTGGACGGGATGACCTACGCCGCCGCGACCGCGGGCCAGAACTTCGGCGCAGGCCTCGGCACGGCCCTGGTCGGATGGTTGCTCGCCTTCGGTAACTACGACGGCCTAGCGTCGTCGCAGCCGCAGTCGGCGATCAACGTCGAGATCTTCCTTTATCTGGTTCTGCCCGGGATTACGGCGATTTTGATCGGGGTCATCATCTACTTCCTCAATGTGGACAAGAATCTCTCTCAGATGCAGCGTGACCTCGCGGACCGGCGCGCGAACTCCGCGGTTCCGGCCGAGAAGAACTGA
- a CDS encoding TetR/AcrR family transcriptional regulator: MATKTEILDAALVALRQGEILTLDSVAAHAGLTKPGIVHHFKTKGALTVAVVERLMDLWELDLNARVDDEADARARLRAYVEFAFTSDLDPSDLALLSDARLRDKLNELWIDRLRPWFGEDITADPVELASIRAARLLADGAWFDRALGTVDFSESDRFAILTIALELTEGTTRS; this comes from the coding sequence ATGGCTACTAAAACAGAAATACTCGATGCTGCACTGGTGGCGTTGCGGCAGGGAGAGATATTGACGCTCGATTCGGTAGCGGCTCATGCCGGGCTGACCAAACCGGGGATTGTGCACCACTTCAAGACCAAGGGTGCTCTCACGGTCGCAGTTGTCGAACGGTTGATGGATCTATGGGAACTAGATCTGAATGCTCGAGTGGACGACGAAGCGGATGCTCGTGCCCGGTTGCGGGCCTATGTCGAGTTCGCTTTCACCTCAGACCTCGACCCCAGCGACTTGGCGTTGCTGTCTGACGCTCGGCTGCGCGACAAACTCAACGAACTCTGGATCGATCGACTTAGGCCCTGGTTCGGGGAGGACATCACGGCAGACCCCGTGGAGCTCGCGTCGATCCGTGCGGCCCGACTCCTTGCGGACGGAGCGTGGTTCGACCGCGCGTTGGGAACTGTGGACTTCTCGGAATCGGACCGCTTCGCAATTCTCACAATCGCTCTGGAACTAACCGAAGGGACCACACGATCATGA
- a CDS encoding TetR/AcrR family transcriptional regulator, whose translation MSTKIASTRVRLPPEQRAAEIVRAAKQIARDEGLGALAVRPIAALAQVTPGLVTHYFSLDELIAKAYTALASEEYDEMTKAFENLPGPVEKLDAVLESSLSEEYAAVTFVWVESWAVARRNPHLKSALREQAGVWHRLVRDIIEEGMSLLEFHVESADETAWQLLALIDGTSAHASMREVDDPLTESTLRRSAAAILGRFESPNLRVANAAQT comes from the coding sequence ATGTCAACGAAGATCGCGAGTACGCGGGTGAGGCTGCCACCAGAGCAACGGGCGGCCGAGATCGTGCGGGCGGCGAAGCAGATCGCTCGCGACGAGGGGCTTGGCGCTCTGGCCGTTCGGCCGATCGCCGCTCTAGCCCAGGTCACACCCGGCCTCGTCACCCACTACTTCTCGCTCGACGAACTCATCGCCAAGGCCTACACGGCTCTTGCTTCAGAGGAGTACGACGAGATGACCAAGGCTTTCGAGAACCTGCCTGGACCAGTAGAAAAGCTCGACGCTGTGCTCGAGTCGTCCTTGAGTGAGGAGTATGCGGCGGTGACCTTCGTGTGGGTCGAAAGCTGGGCGGTCGCGCGAAGAAACCCCCATCTGAAGTCCGCGCTCCGCGAGCAAGCCGGGGTATGGCACCGACTCGTCCGCGACATCATCGAAGAGGGGATGAGCCTTCTCGAGTTCCATGTCGAAAGCGCCGACGAGACCGCGTGGCAACTCCTCGCACTGATCGACGGAACAAGCGCACACGCCTCGATGCGAGAGGTCGATGATCCACTCACCGAGAGCACGCTCCGCCGCTCTGCCGCAGCCATCCTCGGACGCTTCGAAAGTCCGAACCTGCGCGTCGCCAACGCCGCTCAGACATGA